The sequence CTCCTCACCCTGCGGGCGGCCCGGGCGGCCTCTGCGGCCGGCGCGCGAGCCCTTTAAGAGCTCCACCAGCCGAGCTGCAGTTTGACATCAGCCGGCCGGCGAGGGCGCGCCTGGAGTCGGAGCACGTGCCAGGATGTTTTATTGCCGCCGCGGCTGCGGCCGGACCGGgaggatgtgtatatgtgtgtgtgtgtgtgtgtgtgcgcgtgcgtgagtgtgtgtgtgtgtgtgtgtgtgtgtgtgcgtgtgcggcCCCGGGGGCAGGGAGGCGGGGGCCGGCGGCGGGCGGCCGGGAGCGGGGCCGGCTCTTAGTCCCCGGGAGAAGCCAAGAAGGTAAATAGCAGCTGCTGTGCTGGAGCCTGGGAAAACCCCGCCCCCTGCGCCTGGCCTGGGCTCATTGGCGCGCGCTgcgtgtggggtgtgtgtgcatgtgtgtgtgcgtgcgtgtgtgtgtgtgtgtccgggGGCCCCCCCTCCTCCGGCCCGGGCGAGCCAAGAATCCGTGGGGGTGGCGGGTCGGGAGCCGGGCCCCGCGCtaacctcccctcctcccccagcccccgGCCAAGGTCAGCCCTTCCGGGCAGGAGAGCGCTCGCCCCAGGGTGGCGAGCTGGGAATTCGTCCCAACACCcgccctcctcccaccaccaccaccaccaccaccacccccagccagCCTGGACTCCGATCTTGGGGTTTGAGCGCGGCCGAAACCTCCTCGGCGACTGCGgcgggggtggagtggggggagggacCCGGGTGGCCGCCGCGGTCACGAGATGCCTGACCGCACTTAGGAAGCGGCCGGGTCAGCCTCCTGCCTCCGCTCAGCGGCTGCGGTTACAGAGGCTTcgcgccgcccgcccgcccgccccttCCCCGGCTCCCTCGCTGCGTCCAGGAGGCCGCCGGCGGACGGCGGGGACGAGACGGGCGGCTGCGTGCTGCCGGCTGGCCGGGCCGCGCGCCGGGAGGAGTCGCCGCGGCCGCCGCCGGGTGCCACGTGGCGGGCGCCGGGCCGGGAGCGCCAGGGCTCTGGCGGCGGCCTCCCTGGGGGATTTGCCGCACGGCGCGGGCGGTGCGCGCTGCCCCCGGCGGCTGCCTGCCTCCCCTCCTTGCCTGACCCCGATCGTCCGCCCCTTGCCTCCACCCCGGTGCCCCCAACCCCTTCAGCTTTCCCGCCGCCCTGAACTCCGGGCAGCTCGTGATCCCCAGCGCGTTCTTTGATCCCCGCCCCCAGCTTTTCCCGCGTCCGGGAGGCCTGGCACACAAGGCGCACGCTCTGgttcctcccttcccaccccccactccccacccccacccagaacCCCCCACTGAGATAATGTGAATGATTTCTCCAGATCTGGTCCCGGATGAGATGAAGTGGTTCGTTGACTGCACGACCTTGGGCAagcccccctctctcttttatgATGGAACGCCAGACACTGTTAAACCCGGGGATTACCACGAGGAGAGATACAGTGGCCTCGCCCTTGGAGTAATCTACAACCGACTGCGGAGGCGCACAGAACCCGACTTTCTGACCAATGCCCGGGGATtctgttttttccctttctcctggGACTTAGATGgtgttctgggggggggggggacacccgGAGGAGTACCTTCACAGTACGAAGCCACACCTGCATCAGGCGTGGAACCAGACAGACTGTCCTTAGAAAGCCCGCCGCCAGATACCTGGGTGAGCATGGCTGCCATCTGTAGATTTCCCAGAAGATTCCCTTGGGAGAGCCTTTAAGAGAGGCAGTAGACAGAAGTAAAATGATGTAGAGAATCCGGGAGAATTAGTCATACGTGAAGGTGTTATGGTAAAGTTCCTGGTGGAGAGGATCTGTGCTTTGTACCTCAGAAAAAGTATGGGTGAGGCGTTGGGAATATGCTGAGtcatggggctggggaggaagggaggacccATAGCATTTAAGACACAGATCCCTCGGGAAACTGAGGTCTTTATGCTGAGTGCATTCAGGGTGTGTGAAGGGGCAAGGAAGAAGTTTGAGACCACCACACAAGACCCTTAGACATCCTGCCTTATAAAGGACTCTGAATGCCACAATAGTGGAGAAAAGACGCGAGGGATCCGTAGAGAGATGACCCTGAGGAGTGTCGGGCGTGGACTGCAGGATTTGGAGACAGACCACTTAAGGGGATCAGACCAGTAGAGATGCTCCCAAGTGACACATGTAGCTGACGAGCTACCTGCTTGGTCTGGGTCACCTGGCCCCGAACCACACACCCCACTGATCTGAGTTAAAAGAAAGGTGTTCGCCCTGGGTGTGTGTAGGGTTCTGCTCTCTCACAGCGTTCTATTTTACTTTCTaaacctctttctgcctccaggaCAGCCCTCCTCATCAGTGTGCAGACAAACCTTTACCTCAGGGCAGCCTGGCTTTGTTCACACTTGTTCTCttgagcctgggggtgggggtgtgctctgtgtgtgtgtgtgtgtgtgtgtgtgtgtacacgtacatgATGGAGAGTGGGCTGTGCCCTATCTTGTTCGGAAGAAATGATAAACAATGCCTTTTTTTGTTACTCTGCAGCCTGGACCAATGGGGTAGGACTCTCCTTTCATATTCTAAACAGATGGGAAGGTGGTGATGACAGAGAATTCCCGGGTGCCTTTTCAACAGTGAGGTTTTCCTGGGTTTCTTGAAACCCTCTTGGTGAAAGGTGATGAACCTGTGCCCCGACAAACTTCTTAAGCTTCTTAAAAAGCTCCTACTAAgtctctgatttaaaaaaaaaaaaaaaatcttcagcaatAAAACCAAGAATACATTGTGCCAGAATCTCCTGGGAATCAAAGCTTTCCAGGGAGCGTTTTCACCCCATCCCAGGT is a genomic window of Onychomys torridus unplaced genomic scaffold, mOncTor1.1, whole genome shotgun sequence containing:
- the LOC118575324 gene encoding translation initiation factor IF-2-like → MNKRGFDSNATGARALLRHSIPFSPGRLSVGRRQRRRVGSRPVRSSPCGRPGRPLRPAREPFKSSTSRAASPGEAKKVNSSCCAGAWENPAPCAWPGLIGARCVWGVCACVCACVCVCVSGGPPSSGPGEPRIRGGGGSGAGPRANLPSSPSPRPRSALPGRRALAPGWRAGNSSQHPPSSHHHHHHHHPQPAWTPILGFERGRNLLGDCGGGGVGGGTRVAAAVTRCLTALRKRPGQPPASAQRLRLQRLRAARPPAPSPAPSLRPGGRRRTAGTRRAAACCRLAGPRAGRSRRGRRRVPRGGRRAGSARALAAASLGDLPHGAGDLVPDEMKWFVDCTTLAWTNGPARVAALPRAILVG